The Elaeis guineensis isolate ETL-2024a chromosome 13, EG11, whole genome shotgun sequence genome includes a region encoding these proteins:
- the LOC105055883 gene encoding squalene monooxygenase SE1, protein MQDEYLVGGIVGAILGLLLLVGIRGRRRRGDGNLAGAAAAGGKVECGSESAGNGGADVIVVGAGVAGSALAYTLGKDARRVHVIERDLTEPDRIVGELLQPGGYLKLIELGLEDCVKEIDAQRVLGYALYKDGKNTRLPYPLEKFHSDVAGRSFHNGRFIQRMREKAASLPNVQLEQGTVTSLLEENGMVKGVSYKTKSGEELKAYAPLTIVCDGCFSNLRRSLCSPKVEVPSCFVGLVLENCQLPHPNHGHVILADPSPILFYPISSTEVRCLVDVPGQKVPSIANGEMTNYLKTVVAPQLPVELHDAFISAIDKGSIRTMPNRSMPAAPLPTPGALLMGDAFNMRHPLTGGGMTVALSDIVVLRNLLKPLRNLHDATSLCKYLESFYTLRKPVASTINTLAGALYKVFSASPDQARNEMRQACFDYLSLGGVCTNGPIALLSGLNPRPLSLVAHFFAVAIYGVGRLLLPFPSPKRLWVGARLISGASGIIFPIIRAEGVRQMFFPAMVPAYYRAPPMK, encoded by the exons ATGCAGGACGAGTATCTCGTCGGAGGGATTGTTGGCGCGATCTTGGGGCTTCTCCTCCTCGTTGGAATCCGGGGGAGACGGCGGAGGGGTGACGGGAATCTGGCCGGGGCGGCGGCCGCCGGCGGGAAGGTGGAATGCGGTTCGGAATCCGCCGGTAACGGCGGTGCCGACGTTATCGTCGTTGGGGCTGGCGTAGCCGGATCCGCCCTAGCCTATACGCTCGGAAAG GATGCACGCCGCGTACATGTAATTGAGAGAGATCTGACAGAGCCTGATCGAATTGTTGGTGAATTGTTACAACCTGGGGGCTACCTGAAATTGATTGAGTTGGGCCTTGAGG ACTGTGTGAAAGAAATTGATGCTCAGCGGGTCCTTGGCTATGCTCTTTATAAAGATGGAAAGAATACCAGACTCCCTTACCCTTTGGAGAAATTCCATTCTGATGTTGCTGGAAGGAGCTTCCACAATGGCCGGTTCATACAGCGGATGCGAGAGAAAGCTGCATCTTTGCCCAA TGTTCAGTTAGAGCAGGGAACTGTGACATCTTTGCTTGAAGAAAATGGGATGGTAAAGGGGGTGTCATACAAGACTAAGTCCGGTGAAGAGTTAAAAGCTTATGCACCTCTAACAATTGTGTGCGATGGTTGCTTTTCCAATCTGCGACGCTCTCTCTGCTCACCGAAG GTGGAGGTGCCCTCCTGTTTTGTTGGTTTAGTCCTGGAGAACTGTCAGCTTCCACATCCAAACCATGGGCATGTTATTTTAGCAGATCCTTCACCCATCCTTTTTTATCCTATAAGTAGCACTGAGGTCCGCTGTTTGGTTGATGTGCCTGGGCAGAAGGTGCCTTCCATAGCTAATGGGGAAATGACAAATTATCTGAAAACTGTGGTGGCACCTCAG CTTCCAGTTGAACTTCATGATGCTTTTATATCGGCCATCGATAAAGGAAGTATAAGAACTATGCCAAATAGGAGCATGCCAGCTGCACCTCTTCCTACCCCTGGAGCTCTTTTAATGGGGGATGCATTCAATATGCGCCATCCTTTAACTGGTGGAGGAATGACCGTGGCCTTGTCTGATATTGTTGTGCTCCGTAACCTTCTCAAGCCTCTGCGCAATCTGCATGATGCGACTTCTTTGTGCAAATACCTGGAATCTTTCTACACCTTACGTAAG CCAGTTGCTTCTACAATAAACACTTTGGCAGGTGCTCTGTACAAGGTCTTCAGTGCCTCCCCTGATCAGGCTAGGAATGAGATGCGCCAAGCCTGTTTTGATTATCTAAGCCTTGGAGGTGTGTGTACAAATGGACCCATTGCTTTACTCTCTGGTCTTAATCCCCGCCCGCTGAGCTTGGTCGCCCACTTTTTTGCTGTTGCTATATATGGTGTTGGCCGTTTGTTGTTGCCATTTCCTTCACCCAAACGATTATGGGTTGGAGCCAGATTGATCTCA GGTGCATCAGGTATCATTTTTCCTATTATAAGAGCAGAAGGGGTTAGGCAAATGTTCTTCCCTGCAATGGTTCCTGCATACTACAGAGCTCCTCCTATGAAATGA
- the LOC105055884 gene encoding uncharacterized protein encodes MEDFNFVVGQQFADVKTFRKAIKEAAIAQHFELKIIKSDLIRYFAKCAKEDCPWRIRAVKLPNVPTFTIRSIEGTHTCGKTAQLGHHQASVDWIVNLIEERLRDNVNYKPKDILQDIQKQYGITIPYKQAWRAKERGLAAIYGSSEEGYCLLPAYCEQIKLSNPGSIAQVFTTGSDHRFQRLFVSFNASINGFLHGCLPIIGLGGMELKSKYLGTLLSVTSFDADGGLFPVAFGIVDVETEESWMWFLSEFHKLLEISTETIPQLTVLSDGQKGIVEAVRRKFPTAYQGICMRHLTESINKEFKNGRLVQLLWKAAYSITTIGFRERMAEIEEVCAEAAKRIQQVPPNRWAVVYFEGSRFGHLSSNIEEFNKWILEACELPIIQVIERIHGKLMAEFKERHEKGMTWTSVLAPSVEKRISDAIESALSYQVLRSDEVEFEVLSADRSNIVNIGTRCCSCRDWQLYGVPCSHAVAALLSCRKNIYEYTEKYFTVAKYCETYSQPIYPIPDKSEWSKATEGLTDDENRVVRPPKFRRPPGRPEKKRLCVKEANREKHTVHCSRCNQTGHYKRTCKAGVAETIDH; translated from the coding sequence ATGGAGGACTTCAATTTTGTTGTCGGACAGCAGTTTGCTGATGTCAAGACTTTCCGAAAGGCAATTAAAGAAGCTGCAATTGCACAGCACTTTGAGCTTAAGATCATAAAAAGTGATCTGATTCGCTACTTTGCTAAGTGTGCCAAGGAGGATTGTCCTTGGCGCATACGTGCAGTAAAGCTTCCCAATGTCCCAACCTTCACAATAAGGAGCATTGAAGGAACACATACTTGTGGCAAAACTGCACAACTTGGCCATCACCAAGCATCAGTTGATTGGATTGTAAATCTTATAGAGGAGCGGCTACGGGACAATGTGAATTATAAACCAAAGGATATACTGCAAGACATTCAAAAGCAGTATGGGATTACTATACCATACAAGCAAGCATGGCGAGCGAAAGAAAGGGGTCTGGCCGCTATTTACGGATCTTCTGAGGAGGGTTATTGCTTGCTGCCAGCATACTGTGAGCAGATAAAGCTTTCAAACCCTGGAAGTATTGCTCAAGTGTTCACTACTGGGTCAGACCATCGGTTCCAGAGactttttgtttcttttaatGCATCAATAAATGGTTTTTTGCATGGCTGTTTACCTATTATTGGTCTTGGTGGAATGGAGCTAAAAAGCAAGTATCTTGGTACACTATTGTCCGTGACATCATTTGATGCTGATGGTGGATTGTTCCCAGTTGCTTTTGGCATTGTTGATGTAGAAACAGAGGAAAGCTGGATGTGGTTTTTATCAGAATTTCATAAGCTGCTTGAGATAAGCACAGAGACCATACCTCAGCTTACAGTCTTGTCCGATGGACAGAAGGGTATTGTTGAAGCTGTGAGAAGAAAATTTCCTACTGCATACCAAGGGATATGCATGCGTCATCTAACTGAAAGCATCAATAAGGAGTTCAAGAACGGAAGGCTTGTCCAGCTTTTGTGGAAGGCTGCTTATTCTATCACTACCATTGGCTTTAGAGAAAGGATGGCAGAAATTGAAGAAGTTTGTGCTGAAGCGGCCAAAAGGATCCAGCAAGTTCCACCAAATCGCTGGGCTGTAGTTTATTTTGAAGGATCACGTTTTGGTCATCTTTCTTCAAACATTGAGGAATTCAATAAATGGATACTGGAAGCGTGTGAACTTCCCATCATTCAAGTTATAGAGCGGATCCATGGCAAATTAATGGCCGAGTTTAAAGAACGACATGAAAAGGGTATGACGTGGACATCGGTACTTGCCCCTTCTGTTGAAAAGCGTATTTCGGATGCTATTGAGTCTGCATTGAGCTACCAAGTGCTTCGTTCAGATGAAGTAGAATTTGAGGTTTTATCAGCTGATCGTTCTAATATCGTGAATATTGGCACTCGCTGTTGTTCATGTCGTGATTGGCAGTTGTATGGAGTACCATGTTCTCATGCTGTTGCAGCCCTCCTTTCATGTAGGAAAAATATCTATGAATACACAGAGAAGTATTTTACGGTTGCAAAGTACTGTGAGACATATTCTCAACCAATATATCCCATTCCAGACAAAAGTGAGTGGAGCAAGGCTACCGAAGGTCTTACAGATGATGAAAATAGAGTGGTTCGTCCACCAAAGTTTCGTCGTCCCCCGGGTCGACCAGAAAAGAAGCGACTTTGTGTGAAGGAAGCTAATCGTGAGAAACATACAGTGCATTGTAGTCGCTGCAACCAAACAGGACACTACAAAAGAACATGCAAGGCAGGAGTTGCTGAAACAATAGATCATTAA